Proteins encoded together in one Shewanella oneidensis MR-1 window:
- a CDS encoding lipoprotein → MTKRNCFSRAPFLPAGLISVTAVVLLSGCGYFGGDEKQQLEQAWLAQDPQLQQVVEQIRSRGLDVVAQSAAAGTVSACVTEKLTQDPLGKLVNVEGALVESAKVAELLGDLQKLMEQEVSFDQVASLLQKGADAAAYAKNLIDQQGLEQAIQSLKQMALASEQFAQQDLGAHFQQLLLECKASPPATTPAN, encoded by the coding sequence ATGACAAAACGGAATTGCTTTTCACGTGCGCCCTTTTTACCAGCGGGTCTTATATCGGTAACCGCTGTGGTGCTACTCAGTGGCTGTGGTTATTTTGGTGGTGATGAAAAGCAGCAATTGGAGCAGGCTTGGCTTGCACAAGATCCTCAATTGCAGCAAGTGGTTGAGCAAATTCGCAGTCGCGGGCTAGATGTTGTGGCTCAAAGCGCAGCGGCGGGTACAGTGTCCGCCTGCGTAACAGAGAAACTGACGCAAGATCCCTTAGGTAAGTTAGTGAATGTCGAAGGTGCCTTAGTGGAGTCGGCCAAGGTGGCAGAATTACTCGGTGACTTACAGAAGTTAATGGAGCAAGAGGTGAGTTTTGATCAAGTCGCAAGCTTGCTGCAAAAGGGGGCGGATGCGGCGGCCTATGCAAAAAACCTTATTGATCAGCAAGGATTAGAGCAAGCTATACAAAGCCTTAAACAAATGGCACTCGCCAGTGAGCAATTTGCGCAGCAGGATTTAGGCGCGCATTTTCAGCAGTTATTGCTAGAGTGTAAAGCCTCTCCTCCTGCAACAACTCCAGCAAACTAA
- a CDS encoding alkyl/aryl-sulfatase yields the protein MQKSLMTISIIASFSLSAVAAEHEHEHISLHYQGKPATKQTIEVNKATAATLNFADKKAFEEFSKNLIAELDEPTAAILRADFSFIGDKTPDTVNPSLYRQAQLNMVSNGLYKVTDGIYQVRGTDLANLTLIRGKTGWILYDVLLTKEAAKLSLEFALKHLPEGNNLPVVAMIYSHSHGDHFGGSRAIKDMFPNVKVYGSNNITKEIVDENVLAGNAMSRRAAYQYGATLERNEQGIVDAALAKGLSKGEVTYVKPDVTLNAKDKWETLTIDGIDMVFMDASGTEAASEMATYIPSMKALWTAELTYHGMHNIYTLRGAKVRDAIKWSKDINELLNHFGNDAQVIFTAHSAPVFGNADVNAYLRMQRDNYGLVHNQTLRLANNGVGIQDIGDAIQTTIPKTVRDTWYTNGYHGTYSHNAKAVYNMYLGYFDMNPANLNPLPTKDESAKFVEYMGGAKAVLKHAKADYAQGEYRFVATALNKVVMAEPNNTEARQLLADTYEQLGYQAEGAGWRNIYLTGAQELRAGIQPGAPKSASADILGEMDISTLFDFLAVRVDSIKAAELGLLRLNVITPDTKETLYVELSNGNLSNIQVDKPMEADTNLYIDKRYITGILLGKTTLKDLLANGSAKLEGDKTAFGKIMSTLVQFDANFEIVPLPPTAK from the coding sequence ATGCAAAAATCTTTAATGACAATCAGTATTATCGCCAGCTTCTCCTTAAGCGCAGTGGCCGCTGAACACGAGCATGAGCACATCAGCCTGCACTATCAAGGGAAGCCTGCCACCAAACAAACCATAGAGGTAAACAAAGCCACGGCAGCCACCCTTAACTTTGCCGATAAAAAAGCCTTTGAAGAGTTCTCTAAAAATCTTATTGCTGAGCTCGATGAACCAACAGCGGCGATATTACGGGCCGATTTCAGCTTTATTGGCGATAAAACCCCTGACACGGTCAACCCGTCACTGTATCGCCAAGCTCAGTTGAATATGGTGTCTAACGGCTTATACAAGGTCACCGATGGGATTTATCAAGTGCGTGGCACCGACTTAGCCAACTTAACCCTTATCCGCGGTAAAACGGGTTGGATCCTTTATGACGTGCTGCTGACCAAAGAAGCGGCAAAATTATCCCTCGAATTTGCGCTTAAACACTTGCCCGAGGGCAATAACTTACCCGTAGTCGCAATGATTTATTCCCACAGTCATGGAGATCATTTTGGTGGCTCCCGCGCCATCAAAGATATGTTCCCAAACGTCAAAGTCTATGGTTCCAATAACATCACCAAAGAAATTGTTGACGAAAACGTACTCGCAGGAAATGCCATGAGCCGCCGCGCCGCTTATCAATATGGCGCAACGTTAGAGCGCAACGAGCAAGGCATTGTCGATGCTGCACTTGCCAAAGGCTTATCCAAAGGCGAAGTCACCTACGTTAAACCCGATGTCACCTTAAATGCCAAAGACAAGTGGGAAACACTCACCATTGATGGTATCGACATGGTGTTTATGGATGCCTCAGGCACAGAAGCCGCCTCGGAAATGGCCACCTATATTCCCTCAATGAAAGCATTGTGGACCGCAGAGCTCACCTACCACGGCATGCACAACATTTATACCTTACGCGGGGCAAAAGTTCGAGATGCGATAAAATGGTCTAAGGATATCAATGAATTACTGAACCATTTTGGTAATGATGCACAGGTTATATTCACTGCCCACTCAGCACCCGTCTTTGGTAATGCAGATGTCAATGCCTACTTAAGAATGCAAAGGGATAACTATGGCCTAGTCCATAATCAAACCCTGCGTTTAGCCAATAATGGCGTAGGTATTCAAGATATTGGCGATGCGATTCAAACCACTATCCCTAAGACCGTGCGCGATACTTGGTACACCAATGGTTACCACGGCACCTACAGCCATAATGCCAAAGCCGTATACAACATGTACCTTGGCTATTTCGATATGAATCCCGCCAACTTAAACCCACTACCGACAAAGGATGAATCGGCCAAATTTGTTGAGTACATGGGCGGTGCTAAAGCCGTATTGAAACACGCCAAAGCCGACTATGCCCAAGGCGAATACCGTTTTGTGGCCACCGCACTCAATAAAGTCGTGATGGCAGAACCTAATAACACAGAGGCAAGACAATTACTTGCCGATACCTATGAGCAACTGGGTTATCAAGCGGAGGGCGCTGGCTGGCGCAATATTTATCTGACGGGTGCCCAAGAGTTACGAGCAGGAATCCAGCCCGGCGCACCTAAATCGGCCTCAGCAGATATTTTAGGTGAAATGGATATCTCGACCCTGTTTGACTTTCTCGCAGTAAGAGTTGATAGCATCAAAGCTGCAGAGCTTGGGCTATTAAGGCTTAATGTGATCACCCCAGACACCAAAGAAACACTCTATGTTGAGCTAAGCAATGGTAATTTAAGCAATATTCAAGTTGATAAACCGATGGAGGCAGATACCAATCTTTATATTGATAAACGTTATATTACCGGTATTTTACTCGGTAAAACGACCCTTAAAGATTTACTGGCTAACGGCAGTGCGAAACTGGAAGGCGATAAAACCGCTTTTGGTAAAATCATGTCGACCTTAGTCCAGTTCGATGCCAACTTTGAAATTGTCCCGCTACCACCAACAGCAAAATAA
- a CDS encoding LysR family transcriptional regulator — translation MPTQKPLDLNLLRVFMVVYRTRSFTQAAQELDLTQSSVSNAISRFRAWVGESLFTRVGRGIEPTAVAREMYRKFEQPMADIETVLLGFEHFDPHSSQRRFYVYANESVIETLQAGVQALLQDADIEVIFRESPPQEAELYRDILLERVAVAIDIKPAQQSLLSSKLLFTENLVCIVSRQHPRIQGVINHEQYFEEKHVFLNLRRFNLTAGDLFTEGVLPRRRMYSEQSSLLSMFATVGKSEAIGIAPLRYASQYADIFGLQILPMPLKTRPIDLYMVWSSKYTQNPSHQWLRSLLLSASTMTLNEKALVRTRCE, via the coding sequence ATGCCGACACAAAAGCCGTTAGATTTAAATTTATTACGCGTGTTTATGGTGGTTTACCGTACTCGGTCATTCACCCAAGCGGCGCAGGAGTTAGATTTAACTCAGTCATCCGTGAGTAATGCAATAAGTCGATTCAGAGCCTGGGTTGGGGAGTCGCTGTTTACTCGGGTTGGGCGGGGAATAGAACCAACGGCGGTGGCGCGGGAGATGTATCGCAAGTTTGAGCAACCCATGGCCGATATCGAAACCGTATTACTGGGATTTGAGCATTTTGATCCCCACTCGAGTCAGCGGCGTTTTTATGTATATGCCAATGAGTCGGTTATTGAAACGCTACAAGCTGGTGTGCAGGCTTTATTGCAGGATGCGGATATCGAAGTGATTTTCCGTGAGTCGCCGCCGCAGGAGGCGGAGTTATACCGCGATATTTTGCTAGAGCGGGTTGCCGTGGCGATCGATATAAAACCCGCTCAGCAAAGTTTGCTCTCAAGCAAATTGCTCTTTACCGAAAATTTAGTGTGTATCGTCAGCCGGCAGCATCCTCGTATTCAAGGTGTCATTAACCATGAACAGTATTTTGAGGAGAAACATGTCTTTTTGAATCTAAGGCGTTTTAATTTGACTGCGGGGGATTTGTTTACCGAAGGCGTGTTACCAAGGCGCAGGATGTACAGTGAGCAGTCATCCCTATTGAGTATGTTTGCAACCGTAGGTAAAAGTGAGGCGATAGGCATCGCCCCTTTACGTTATGCCAGCCAATACGCTGACATTTTTGGCCTACAAATTTTACCTATGCCACTGAAAACAAGGCCGATTGATTTATATATGGTGTGGAGTAGTAAGTATACCCAAAACCCGAGCCATCAATGGTTACGAAGTTTATTGCTCAGTGCCAGTACCATGACACTAAATGAAAAAGCGCTGGTTCGGACTCGCTGCGAGTGA
- the queF gene encoding NADPH-dependent 7-cyano-7-deazaguanine reductase QueF (Catalyzes the NADPH-dependent reduction of 7-cyano-7-deazaguanine (preQ0) to 7-aminomethyl-7-deazaguanine (preQ1) in queuosine biosynthesis), producing MTQNHDPYSDAKELAGLTLGKATDYQAEYDASLLQGVPRSLNRNAINLTAESLPFHGADIWTAYELSWLNAKGKPMVAIADIQLSHASQNLIESKSFKLYLNSFNQTKFDNLDAVQKTLVKDLSECAQGDVTVKIIEPKSFGIQRVVELPGTCIDDLDIEVSDYDFNPEYLENSTDEKQIVAETLNSNLLKSNCLITSQPDWGSVMIRYQGPKIDREKLLRYLISFRQHNEFHEQCVERIFVDLKHYCHCAKLTVYARYTRRGGLDINPYRSDFEHPGESHRLARQ from the coding sequence ATGACACAGAATCACGATCCCTATAGTGATGCAAAAGAGCTTGCGGGCTTAACGTTAGGTAAAGCTACTGATTATCAAGCCGAGTATGATGCGTCGCTGCTGCAAGGGGTTCCTCGCTCACTTAACCGTAACGCTATCAACCTAACTGCAGAAAGTTTACCTTTCCACGGGGCCGATATCTGGACGGCCTATGAGCTGTCTTGGCTAAATGCGAAGGGCAAACCTATGGTGGCCATCGCTGACATTCAGCTCAGTCATGCAAGCCAAAATCTGATCGAGTCAAAATCCTTCAAACTGTATTTAAACAGTTTTAATCAAACCAAATTCGACAATCTCGATGCGGTGCAAAAAACCTTAGTGAAAGATCTCAGTGAATGTGCCCAAGGTGATGTAACCGTTAAGATTATTGAGCCTAAAAGTTTTGGTATTCAACGTGTCGTCGAACTACCAGGCACCTGCATTGACGATCTCGATATTGAAGTCAGTGATTATGATTTTAATCCGGAGTATCTGGAAAACAGCACTGATGAAAAACAAATTGTTGCCGAAACGCTCAATTCTAATTTGTTGAAATCAAACTGCTTAATCACCTCACAACCCGATTGGGGCAGTGTGATGATCCGTTACCAAGGGCCTAAAATCGATCGCGAGAAATTACTTCGCTATCTGATTTCATTCCGCCAGCATAATGAGTTTCACGAGCAATGTGTCGAACGGATTTTTGTCGACTTAAAACATTATTGCCACTGCGCTAAGTTAACCGTATACGCCCGCTACACCCGTCGTGGCGGCTTAGACATTAACCCCTACCGCAGTGATTTTGAGCATCCAGGCGAGAGCCATAGGTTAGCCAGACAGTAA
- the syd gene encoding SecY-interacting protein: MSCLPALDKFLQNYHQSYLSTLGELPRYYPRGESSLCIQGEFVEASTEAVGWLPVKREQPGSFTNVEHALELKLWPDIHSFYGQYFAAPVLFDSTWGTGELLQVWNEADFDALQQNIIGHLMMKQKLKQPPTWFIGLLDEGDKMLTVDNADGSVWIEIPGELPSVQLATSLAEFIAALSPRIAPPVKHEELPMPAQDHPGIFASFKRMWHNLTGKR; the protein is encoded by the coding sequence GTGTCTTGTCTGCCTGCGCTCGATAAATTTTTGCAAAACTATCATCAGTCTTACCTATCAACTTTAGGCGAATTACCACGATATTACCCGCGAGGTGAGTCATCTTTGTGTATTCAAGGAGAGTTTGTTGAAGCGTCAACTGAGGCGGTGGGTTGGCTACCAGTTAAGCGTGAACAGCCCGGCAGCTTTACTAACGTTGAGCATGCATTGGAGCTTAAGTTGTGGCCCGATATCCATAGCTTCTATGGTCAGTATTTTGCCGCGCCAGTGCTCTTTGACTCAACTTGGGGCACGGGAGAATTATTACAGGTATGGAATGAGGCGGATTTTGATGCCCTACAGCAAAATATCATTGGGCATTTGATGATGAAGCAAAAGCTCAAGCAACCGCCCACCTGGTTTATTGGTTTGCTTGATGAAGGCGATAAGATGCTGACGGTTGATAACGCCGATGGCAGTGTGTGGATTGAAATTCCTGGCGAGCTTCCCTCAGTGCAATTAGCAACCAGTTTAGCGGAATTTATTGCGGCCTTATCGCCACGTATTGCTCCACCGGTGAAACACGAGGAACTCCCCATGCCTGCACAGGATCATCCGGGGATTTTTGCCAGCTTTAAACGAATGTGGCACAACTTAACGGGTAAGCGCTAA
- a CDS encoding Zn-ribbon-containing protein, with protein MFVTELRFECFADTTISAAERAINQLLEAYRANGQVLGREFAVAFNDGEFRVRLLTPEKNSLTHRYHSPWVKKALAELTDAKLLAPREKFIGQDINSEVSNTEPPSWQLLYTSYVHMCSPLRSGDNLLPIPLYQIPATFNGDHKRIIRWQSEWQACDELQMAAATKAEFAALEELSSPTSDLFRRGWDLRGRIEYLTHIPTYYYLYRVGGQDLASELARPCPRCGSHAWKLDEPLLDMFHFRCEPCRIVSNLSWDHQ; from the coding sequence ATGTTTGTCACCGAACTGCGCTTTGAATGCTTTGCCGATACCACCATTAGCGCGGCAGAGAGGGCGATCAATCAATTACTGGAAGCATACCGCGCCAATGGCCAAGTGTTAGGTCGCGAATTTGCTGTCGCCTTTAATGATGGCGAATTTCGCGTACGCCTGCTTACGCCAGAAAAAAACAGTCTGACACATCGCTATCACAGCCCTTGGGTAAAAAAGGCTCTGGCAGAATTAACCGATGCTAAGCTTTTAGCGCCGCGTGAAAAGTTTATCGGTCAGGACATTAATTCTGAGGTCAGTAACACTGAGCCACCTAGTTGGCAGTTACTCTATACCAGCTATGTGCACATGTGCTCACCACTGCGAAGTGGTGATAACCTCTTACCCATTCCGCTGTATCAGATCCCAGCCACTTTTAATGGTGATCATAAGCGTATAATCCGCTGGCAGAGCGAATGGCAGGCCTGTGATGAATTGCAAATGGCCGCGGCCACTAAAGCAGAATTTGCCGCGCTAGAAGAATTATCCAGTCCAACTAGTGATTTGTTTAGAAGAGGCTGGGACCTACGCGGCCGAATTGAGTACCTCACCCACATCCCCACTTACTATTATTTGTATCGGGTAGGTGGCCAAGATCTGGCATCTGAACTAGCTCGCCCCTGCCCGCGTTGTGGCAGTCACGCCTGGAAACTCGACGAACCTTTATTAGATATGTTCCACTTTCGCTGCGAACCTTGCCGCATCGTATCGAACTTGTCTTGGGATCATCAATAA
- a CDS encoding DUF3192 domain-containing protein, translating into MNAKINRNLIAVAFLGLASLGLSGCVVNVGDGESGWDRSESWEKVQDKNRSNLAKLSLGMSKDQVMTLMGASDLSESYLQQSAGQADKEVLVLFYRTQRSHSDGKTTKDECTPVVLSNHVLMGWGDTAYNKI; encoded by the coding sequence ATGAACGCAAAAATTAATCGCAACCTTATCGCGGTCGCTTTTTTAGGGTTAGCAAGCTTAGGTCTTAGTGGTTGTGTGGTCAATGTTGGCGATGGTGAATCGGGTTGGGATCGCTCTGAGTCTTGGGAAAAAGTGCAGGATAAAAATCGCTCCAATCTGGCCAAGCTAAGCCTTGGTATGAGTAAAGACCAAGTGATGACGCTAATGGGAGCCTCAGACTTGAGCGAGTCCTATTTGCAGCAAAGCGCTGGGCAAGCCGATAAAGAAGTATTGGTGCTGTTTTATCGTACTCAACGTTCCCATAGCGATGGCAAAACCACTAAGGATGAATGCACGCCAGTTGTGCTGAGTAATCATGTTTTAATGGGGTGGGGTGATACAGCGTATAACAAGATTTAA
- a CDS encoding DUF2789 domain-containing protein — translation MDTTPVDLSHLFEQLGLEGQPNAIAQFMATHKLTSQIHFIEAPFWTQAQKSFLTEALEADAQWTELIEQLDTQLRKP, via the coding sequence ATGGATACAACACCAGTCGATTTAAGTCATCTATTTGAACAGCTAGGATTAGAGGGCCAACCCAATGCCATTGCGCAATTTATGGCGACCCACAAGCTGACATCACAAATACACTTCATTGAAGCACCTTTTTGGACACAAGCGCAAAAGAGTTTTCTCACCGAAGCGTTAGAAGCTGACGCACAGTGGACCGAACTGATTGAACAGCTTGATACCCAGTTAAGAAAGCCCTAA
- a CDS encoding GNAT family N-acetyltransferase: MDNNTLDEYRAVYLTAEDLRLAASILYNAYHDDPFFVDTLSSSDKFAYEQKLRAAIREELNTLWQQKQALIGLFDGAHLMGVACVVTQKVPLGEGRYWHWRLKMLLGTGWQSTQAMMKKESTILELLPSQRCGILQFIALAPNEQGKGLGHQLVQAVVSWCDEQPNLEGIGVFTTQEAHTHLFKQHDFVSLGELVIGSVTGQLLFYTGQQDE; this comes from the coding sequence ATGGACAATAATACCTTGGATGAGTATCGTGCAGTTTATCTCACCGCAGAAGATTTACGCTTGGCCGCTTCAATTCTCTACAATGCGTATCATGATGATCCCTTTTTTGTTGATACCTTATCCTCCTCAGACAAATTTGCCTACGAACAAAAATTGCGTGCCGCGATTCGCGAAGAGCTCAATACCCTATGGCAGCAAAAGCAAGCCTTAATTGGACTTTTCGACGGTGCGCATTTAATGGGCGTTGCTTGCGTGGTTACCCAAAAAGTGCCACTCGGAGAAGGTCGCTATTGGCACTGGCGGCTCAAAATGTTACTTGGCACTGGTTGGCAATCTACTCAGGCCATGATGAAAAAAGAATCAACCATTTTGGAGTTGTTACCCAGCCAGCGTTGTGGGATTTTGCAATTTATTGCTTTAGCACCTAACGAACAAGGTAAAGGACTGGGTCATCAACTCGTTCAAGCTGTGGTGAGTTGGTGCGATGAGCAGCCAAATCTTGAAGGTATTGGAGTGTTCACCACGCAGGAAGCCCATACGCATTTATTTAAGCAACATGACTTTGTCTCCTTGGGAGAATTGGTCATTGGTAGTGTGACTGGGCAACTACTTTTTTATACAGGTCAACAAGATGAATGA
- a CDS encoding DUF962 domain-containing protein: MNERYRSFAEFYPFYLSQHQDRRCRRLHFIGSMIVLALLGAALITTHWWLLVLIPLVGYGLAWVGHFVFERNRPATFQYPLYSLMGDWVMFAQILLGKIKY, from the coding sequence ATGAATGAACGTTATCGCTCTTTCGCTGAGTTTTATCCTTTCTATCTCTCCCAGCATCAAGACAGGCGTTGTCGGCGGCTGCATTTTATTGGGAGTATGATTGTGCTGGCATTATTGGGAGCTGCGTTGATCACGACCCACTGGTGGTTACTGGTACTGATCCCGCTAGTGGGATACGGACTTGCCTGGGTTGGCCATTTTGTCTTTGAACGAAATCGACCTGCGACATTTCAATATCCGCTATACAGTTTGATGGGAGATTGGGTGATGTTCGCCCAAATACTCTTGGGTAAAATAAAGTACTGA
- a CDS encoding IS256-like element ISSod4 family transposase: protein MTQPFNFEQALKDLQSGKSLTGKDSILGPLIKQLTEAALQAELEQHLAHDPQPNRKNGKTPKTIKHPSGNFELDAPRDRNGTFEPQLIKKNQTTLTDEIERKVLSMFSIGMSYRDINQHVEDMYGLNVSNATVSAITDKLIPELKAWQQRPLDSHYPIVWLDAIHYKVKEDGRYVSKAVYTLLALNMKGKKEILGLHLSENEGANYWLSVLTDLNNRGVKDILIACVDGLTGFPEAIASIFPHTETQLCVIHQIRNSMKYVASKNQKAFMADLKPVYRAVSKEAAEMALDELEAKWGDAYPLVINSWRRKWHNLSHYFKYPEHIRKVIYTTNAVEAVHRQFRKLTKTKGAFPNENSLLKLLYAGILNASDKWTMPIHNWSLCLSQLAIYFEGRLDSVLEI, encoded by the coding sequence ATGACCCAACCTTTTAACTTCGAACAAGCCCTTAAAGATCTGCAATCAGGTAAAAGCCTCACAGGTAAAGACAGCATTCTTGGCCCACTGATCAAGCAACTCACTGAAGCGGCTCTCCAGGCTGAGCTTGAGCAGCATTTAGCGCATGATCCTCAGCCTAATCGTAAAAATGGCAAAACCCCTAAGACCATTAAGCATCCGTCCGGTAACTTTGAGTTAGACGCGCCTAGAGACCGCAATGGCACCTTTGAGCCTCAGTTGATTAAGAAAAATCAAACTACACTAACCGATGAAATCGAACGTAAAGTGTTATCGATGTTCAGTATAGGTATGAGCTATCGCGATATTAATCAACATGTTGAAGATATGTATGGGCTCAATGTGTCTAACGCAACAGTCAGTGCTATCACTGACAAACTCATCCCCGAACTTAAAGCGTGGCAGCAGCGCCCATTAGATAGCCATTATCCTATCGTTTGGCTTGATGCGATACATTATAAAGTCAAAGAGGATGGGCGTTACGTCAGTAAAGCCGTTTACACATTGTTAGCGCTTAATATGAAAGGAAAAAAGGAAATTTTAGGGCTTCACTTATCCGAAAATGAAGGCGCTAATTACTGGCTATCCGTACTGACCGATCTTAATAATCGTGGTGTAAAAGATATTCTTATCGCCTGTGTTGACGGCTTGACCGGTTTCCCTGAGGCCATAGCCAGTATCTTTCCTCATACGGAAACACAGCTATGCGTTATCCACCAGATCCGTAACTCAATGAAGTATGTCGCCTCAAAAAATCAGAAAGCGTTTATGGCTGATTTAAAGCCTGTGTATCGAGCCGTGAGTAAAGAAGCCGCAGAGATGGCATTGGACGAACTGGAGGCCAAATGGGGTGATGCTTATCCGTTGGTAATCAACTCTTGGCGTCGCAAATGGCATAATTTGTCTCATTATTTTAAGTACCCAGAACATATCAGGAAAGTGATTTACACGACCAATGCAGTTGAGGCTGTACATCGCCAATTTAGAAAGCTCACCAAAACCAAAGGTGCTTTTCCTAATGAAAATAGCTTGTTGAAGCTACTTTACGCAGGCATATTAAACGCCTCAGATAAATGGACCATGCCAATCCACAATTGGAGCCTTTGTTTATCTCAGTTAGCGATTTATTTTGAAGGACGTTTAGATAGCGTGCTAGAAATTTAA
- a CDS encoding DUF3301 domain-containing protein, producing MMSDLLLIIALIIVAAFFWQLRQMAELSRVFAEKECCRQKVQLLAIAMETARPSVGGTTGICWKAKYLFEFSTDGINQYRGHIWMLGKKIQKIEWPIFPEPEWQEAPTAKGKFGGCGSQSSCSSGKCH from the coding sequence ATGATGTCAGATCTTCTGTTAATTATTGCGCTGATTATCGTTGCCGCTTTCTTTTGGCAACTTCGTCAAATGGCAGAATTAAGCCGTGTTTTTGCAGAAAAAGAGTGCTGTAGACAAAAAGTACAGCTATTAGCCATCGCAATGGAAACCGCTCGTCCAAGCGTTGGCGGCACCACGGGGATCTGTTGGAAGGCAAAATATCTATTTGAGTTCAGTACCGATGGTATCAATCAGTATCGTGGTCATATCTGGATGCTAGGTAAAAAAATTCAAAAGATTGAATGGCCTATCTTCCCTGAACCCGAATGGCAAGAAGCACCTACGGCAAAAGGTAAATTTGGTGGCTGTGGAAGTCAAAGTAGTTGTAGCTCAGGTAAATGCCATTAG
- a CDS encoding DUF3549 family protein: MTEITTLSQFLTTAKTQFQVYELGRRVQHIDMLAFHQIESLVTPYPYPIQGHAQFAVVFWNESQQHFIWFLKLPLDEQGLLSPAPRSQFIEMVLTALGQDPTQPLTDEQQDRLANNPFSFKPSQEKLSVFNALVRKQLGLSASIQYEFAMQYLSGQIAPSEWQHIGMQGLSDVCVRLGELDHEQHILASFDQAAIEVQIALCQCLEHLQLTEAIAMKIFSKFITAPNEYQAYYLRALASQTELSQQALLHLQQTDRLDANALISIAGRNWPILKQALSRSIYLEALALQPQAFFNQIFADIVAIPNLRNHLLGELRNPNRSVQLSQAIGGLFKAASK, from the coding sequence ATGACTGAAATCACGACTCTTAGCCAATTTTTAACGACAGCCAAAACCCAATTCCAAGTCTATGAACTGGGTCGAAGGGTACAGCACATCGACATGTTGGCCTTTCATCAAATCGAATCTCTAGTCACCCCTTATCCTTATCCCATTCAAGGCCATGCACAGTTTGCCGTAGTTTTTTGGAATGAAAGCCAACAGCATTTTATTTGGTTTCTCAAGCTACCTTTAGATGAGCAAGGTCTGCTCTCGCCTGCCCCCCGTTCACAATTCATTGAAATGGTGCTCACCGCACTGGGGCAAGATCCAACTCAGCCATTGACGGATGAACAGCAGGATCGCCTCGCCAACAATCCATTTAGCTTTAAACCCAGCCAAGAGAAATTATCAGTATTCAACGCCTTGGTACGTAAACAATTAGGTTTAAGTGCATCAATCCAATATGAATTTGCCATGCAGTATTTATCAGGCCAAATTGCCCCGAGTGAATGGCAACATATTGGCATGCAAGGTTTGAGTGATGTTTGTGTCCGCCTCGGTGAATTAGATCATGAGCAGCATATCCTTGCCAGCTTTGACCAGGCAGCCATTGAAGTACAAATCGCTCTATGCCAGTGCCTAGAACATCTGCAGTTGACTGAGGCTATTGCGATGAAGATCTTTAGCAAGTTCATCACAGCACCTAATGAGTATCAAGCCTATTACTTGCGTGCATTAGCATCACAGACTGAATTAAGCCAACAAGCCTTGCTCCACTTACAGCAAACAGACAGGCTTGATGCTAATGCCCTCATCAGTATTGCAGGTAGAAATTGGCCGATACTAAAGCAAGCGCTGAGTCGCAGTATTTATCTAGAAGCGCTGGCACTTCAGCCTCAAGCCTTTTTTAATCAGATCTTTGCTGATATTGTGGCTATTCCTAATTTACGCAATCACTTATTGGGTGAATTACGCAATCCCAATCGTAGTGTTCAACTATCACAAGCCATTGGCGGCTTGTTTAAGGCTGCAAGTAAATGA
- a CDS encoding YqcC family protein translates to MLYRYTQTKLAQIASELKQTGLWSATAPSVEAMASTAPFACDLMPFEQWLQFIFIPRMQALIDAGQALPSQIAIAPMAEHLWSEQAALAPLISTLNELDILLNEPR, encoded by the coding sequence ATGCTATACCGCTACACTCAAACTAAATTAGCTCAAATTGCCAGCGAGCTGAAGCAAACGGGACTCTGGTCTGCCACGGCGCCTTCCGTTGAAGCGATGGCCAGCACGGCGCCGTTTGCCTGCGATCTTATGCCGTTTGAACAATGGCTACAGTTTATCTTTATCCCGCGGATGCAGGCACTAATCGATGCAGGACAAGCCTTGCCTAGCCAAATTGCCATCGCCCCAATGGCTGAGCATCTGTGGTCTGAGCAGGCGGCATTAGCGCCATTGATATCTACATTAAATGAATTGGATATATTGTTAAATGAACCAAGATGA